The following proteins are co-located in the Flavobacterium sp. CECT 9288 genome:
- a CDS encoding 1-acyl-sn-glycerol-3-phosphate acyltransferase has product MGLFKRNPFGHILFIKKWLIRIFGAFTHRRYRGFNELQIEGSEIIRNLPDNNVLFISNHQTYFADVVAMFHVFNASLSGREDNIKDVTYLWQPKMNIYYVAAKETMRAGLLPRIMAYAGAISVERTWRQKGVDVTEKKDINPDDTENIKIALKDGWVITFPQGTTKSFKPVRKGTAHIIKQHKPIVVPIVIDGFRRSFDKKGLRMKKKGILQSFIIKEPLDIDYENDTIDEIVEKVEYAIEQHASFLKVIPAEIIQEQEELNKTRRWEY; this is encoded by the coding sequence ATGGGATTATTCAAAAGAAATCCTTTCGGACATATACTCTTTATCAAAAAATGGTTGATTAGAATCTTTGGTGCATTTACGCATCGTAGATATAGAGGCTTTAATGAACTTCAAATCGAAGGATCGGAGATCATCCGAAACTTACCAGATAATAATGTACTTTTTATATCAAATCATCAAACCTATTTTGCTGATGTTGTGGCTATGTTTCATGTATTCAATGCAAGCCTAAGTGGTAGAGAAGATAATATTAAGGATGTAACCTATTTATGGCAACCTAAAATGAATATTTATTATGTTGCTGCTAAGGAAACAATGCGTGCTGGACTTTTACCAAGAATTATGGCTTATGCTGGAGCAATTTCTGTAGAACGTACTTGGCGCCAAAAAGGAGTTGATGTCACAGAAAAAAAAGATATCAATCCAGACGATACGGAGAATATTAAAATCGCTCTCAAAGATGGTTGGGTAATCACATTTCCTCAAGGTACTACAAAATCATTCAAACCAGTACGTAAAGGCACTGCTCACATTATAAAACAACACAAGCCTATAGTAGTGCCTATAGTCATTGATGGTTTCCGCCGTTCCTTTGATAAAAAAGGATTGCGTATGAAAAAGAAAGGCATTCTTCAGTCTTTTATCATCAAAGAACCACTTGATATCGATTATGAAAATGACACCATCGATGAAATTGTAGAAAAAGTAGAATATGCAATAGAACAACATGCATCGTTCTTAAAAGTAATACCAGCAGAGATCATCCAAGAGCAAGAGGAATTAAACAAAACCCGTAGATGGGAATATTAA
- a CDS encoding toxin-antitoxin system YwqK family antitoxin, which produces MLAPKCIAQTEINQLDDKGKKHGLWKGTYQESKRPRFEGTFDHGKETGIFKFYDDTKAMSVIATREFNLKNSAAYTIFFDQKSNKVSEGNVINKLFEGQWKYYHEASKTLMTVENYVKGKLEGVRSVYYPNGAIAEEISYKNNLKNGLYKKFAENGVVLEETFYKDNIYNGSAIFRDATGAIVSQGKFVNGKKMGIWQFYEKGKLVKETNMSLPEKSKNTKNN; this is translated from the coding sequence ATGTTAGCACCTAAATGTATTGCCCAAACAGAAATTAATCAACTTGATGATAAAGGTAAAAAGCATGGTTTATGGAAAGGAACCTATCAAGAATCTAAAAGGCCACGCTTTGAAGGAACATTTGATCATGGCAAGGAAACTGGTATTTTTAAATTTTATGATGATACAAAGGCCATGTCTGTTATAGCAACTCGTGAATTTAATTTAAAAAACAGTGCTGCTTACACAATATTTTTTGATCAAAAAAGCAATAAAGTCAGTGAAGGAAATGTGATAAACAAACTTTTTGAGGGACAATGGAAATATTATCACGAAGCCTCAAAAACCTTAATGACTGTTGAGAACTATGTAAAAGGTAAATTAGAAGGTGTGCGCTCTGTGTATTATCCTAACGGTGCTATTGCGGAGGAAATTAGTTATAAAAATAATTTAAAAAACGGTCTTTATAAAAAATTTGCCGAAAACGGAGTTGTTCTTGAAGAAACATTTTATAAAGACAATATTTATAACGGTTCTGCAATTTTTAGAGATGCAACTGGTGCCATTGTCTCGCAAGGCAAATTTGTAAATGGAAAAAAAATGGGTATTTGGCAGTTTTATGAAAAAGGAAAGCTTGTCAAGGAAACAAATATGAGCCTGCCAGAAAAAAGTAAAAACACCAAAAACAATTAA
- a CDS encoding nitronate monooxygenase family protein — protein sequence MNKITTLFNIKYPIIQGGMIWNSGYKLASAVSNAGGLGLIGAGSMYPEVLREHIQKCKKATSNPFGVNVPLLYPNIEEIMKIIVEEEVKIVFTSAGNPKTWTSYLKQNGITVVHVVSSSVFALKSQEAGVDAVVAEGFEAGGHNGREETTTLTLIPMVKEKIQIPLIAAGGIATGRGMLAAMTLGADGVQMGSRFVASVESSAHIDFKNTVVEVKEGDTQLTFKELAPVRLIKNKFYQDVQDLYATCPTKEDLIQLLGRARAKRGMFEGDLIDGELEIGQIAGVIHNVAPVSVIMNDILEQFEEAKKEMSKINF from the coding sequence ATGAATAAAATTACGACACTTTTTAATATCAAGTATCCAATAATTCAAGGTGGAATGATATGGAATAGCGGTTACAAACTAGCAAGTGCAGTAAGTAATGCCGGTGGCTTAGGGTTAATTGGAGCAGGATCTATGTATCCAGAGGTATTACGGGAACACATTCAAAAATGCAAAAAAGCAACATCAAATCCATTTGGAGTTAATGTACCGCTCTTATATCCCAACATTGAGGAAATAATGAAAATTATTGTAGAGGAAGAGGTGAAAATTGTATTTACATCAGCTGGAAACCCAAAAACGTGGACTTCTTATTTAAAGCAAAATGGAATAACGGTTGTTCATGTAGTTAGCAGTTCTGTTTTTGCATTAAAATCACAAGAAGCAGGAGTAGATGCCGTAGTTGCTGAAGGTTTTGAAGCAGGAGGTCATAATGGAAGGGAAGAAACCACGACACTCACATTAATACCGATGGTAAAGGAAAAAATTCAGATACCATTAATTGCTGCAGGAGGGATTGCAACAGGCCGAGGAATGCTTGCCGCAATGACATTGGGTGCTGATGGGGTTCAAATGGGGAGTAGGTTTGTAGCTTCTGTAGAGTCTTCGGCACATATTGATTTTAAAAATACAGTTGTAGAAGTTAAAGAAGGGGATACCCAACTTACATTCAAAGAGCTTGCGCCTGTACGATTAATCAAAAATAAATTTTATCAAGACGTTCAGGATTTATACGCAACTTGTCCTACTAAGGAGGATTTAATACAATTACTTGGAAGAGCAAGAGCTAAACGCGGTATGTTTGAGGGTGATCTAATTGATGGTGAATTGGAGATAGGTCAAATTGCGGGTGTAATTCATAATGTAGCACCTGTAAGTGTAATTATGAATGATATTTTAGAACAGTTTGAGGAAGCCAAAAAAGAAATGTCTAAAATTAATTTTTAA
- a CDS encoding DUF4268 domain-containing protein → MYSKEENQRLKREFWIAFAEKYPRKWLLYDTKIKDFSFKFFVDNKKAQVLIDIEHRSTEKRIAYFEKLVSLKNILKEEYVSSLVYEQDYTLESGKTISRIWVEKLHVSVSNRTYWDEIFDFYYENMNALELFYLEYDSYIKDI, encoded by the coding sequence ATGTATAGCAAAGAGGAAAACCAGAGATTAAAACGAGAATTTTGGATCGCATTTGCTGAAAAATACCCTAGAAAATGGTTGCTCTATGACACAAAAATTAAAGACTTTTCATTTAAGTTTTTTGTAGACAATAAAAAAGCTCAAGTACTTATTGATATTGAACATAGAAGTACCGAAAAAAGAATTGCCTATTTTGAAAAACTTGTTTCCTTAAAAAACATCTTAAAAGAAGAGTACGTATCCTCATTAGTTTATGAGCAGGACTATACCTTAGAGAGTGGAAAAACTATTAGTCGTATTTGGGTCGAAAAACTACACGTTAGTGTGAGTAATAGAACCTACTGGGATGAAATATTTGATTTTTATTATGAAAATATGAATGCGTTAGAGCTATTTTATCTTGAATACGACTCTTATATTAAAGACATATAA
- a CDS encoding GLPGLI family protein produces the protein MKKLLILLLLACNCYSQYKIEYDYTSETNDSFGNAKTISKCYLYTDNVRSKFIKDRVINGRYEQELQYPNKDLEEKFKSEDKGMVYGDSIGYVVTKFMETDSIYLRTPGAILVKEKLEKIDFKIQDEFKTISTYNCQKAIASVYGREFEIWFTSEIAIHDGPWKLSGLPGLIIEVHSIDRNHNFYFTSIKKMPSSTYLYSLPTFKKIEDRAERIKARIKSVETQFKYKKSKNPDSVLKMTINDLDLPIIEFK, from the coding sequence ATGAAAAAACTACTGATACTATTATTATTAGCTTGTAATTGTTACAGCCAATATAAAATTGAATACGATTACACAAGTGAAACAAATGACAGTTTTGGCAATGCTAAAACCATTTCCAAATGTTATCTATATACAGACAATGTTAGATCTAAATTCATCAAGGACAGAGTAATTAATGGCCGATACGAACAAGAATTGCAATATCCTAATAAAGATTTAGAAGAAAAATTTAAATCAGAGGATAAAGGGATGGTTTATGGTGACAGCATAGGTTATGTAGTTACAAAATTTATGGAAACAGATTCTATTTACTTACGTACCCCAGGAGCCATTCTTGTTAAAGAAAAATTAGAAAAAATAGATTTTAAAATTCAAGACGAATTTAAAACTATAAGTACCTACAATTGTCAAAAAGCAATTGCATCTGTTTATGGTCGCGAGTTTGAAATTTGGTTTACTAGTGAAATAGCAATTCATGATGGACCATGGAAATTATCAGGTTTACCAGGTTTAATTATTGAAGTACATAGCATAGATAGAAATCATAATTTTTATTTTACATCTATAAAAAAAATGCCTAGTAGCACATATCTATACAGCTTGCCAACATTCAAAAAAATAGAAGATCGTGCTGAAAGAATTAAAGCTAGAATAAAAAGTGTAGAAACTCAATTTAAATATAAAAAATCTAAAAATCCAGATTCTGTTTTAAAAATGACGATCAACGATTTAGATTTACCCATAATAGAATTTAAATAA
- a CDS encoding amidase, whose product MKRRSFLASSAIAAIGINTFFVTGCDSKSNDKNTSASGEEFNLSFELDEESIASLQSKLKSGTFTSEQLVRLYLNRIEEIDKKGPKLNSVIEVNPDALTIAKQIDEELKAGKTRGAMHGIPVLIKDNIDTADKMQTTAGSLAMAGNIASNDATVVKKLRDAGAVIIGKTNLSEWANFRSTQSSSGWSSRGGQTKSPYFLDHNPCGSSAGSGTAVSANLCVVAVGTETDGSIVCPASVNGIVGIKPTVGLVSRSGIIPISKTQDTAGPMARTVSDAAILLGVLASIDQKDPLTLESKGKSVTDYSSFLKLDGLKGKRIGIENKPQGENQYLNALFDDAIKLLEKQGATVVKIDYIDKINALGQAEFEVLQYEFKDGLNQYLATANAKVKTLKDVIDFNSKNEDKAMPYFKQETLLSSNAKKDLKASEYQNSLEKSFEGSKKILNEVMAQNSLDAICGITMGPSCSIDTIYGDRWGTYSLTSPAAMSGYPHITVPCGLVYELPVGLSFFGKPYTEGLLISLGYAYEQATKKRAVPQYKVSFLS is encoded by the coding sequence ATGAAGAGAAGATCTTTTTTGGCTTCATCAGCTATTGCAGCCATTGGAATAAATACTTTTTTTGTTACTGGTTGCGATTCTAAATCAAATGATAAAAATACATCAGCTTCTGGTGAGGAGTTTAATTTGAGTTTTGAACTTGATGAAGAATCAATTGCTTCTTTGCAATCTAAATTGAAATCGGGCACTTTTACATCGGAACAATTGGTGCGTTTGTATTTAAATCGAATTGAAGAAATAGATAAAAAGGGACCTAAACTCAATTCAGTAATTGAGGTTAATCCAGATGCTTTAACCATTGCAAAACAGATTGACGAAGAACTTAAAGCTGGAAAAACTCGTGGTGCGATGCATGGAATTCCCGTTTTGATAAAAGACAATATTGATACGGCTGATAAAATGCAAACAACGGCTGGATCTTTGGCAATGGCTGGGAACATAGCTTCTAACGATGCAACTGTTGTGAAAAAGTTAAGAGATGCAGGCGCAGTGATCATTGGTAAAACCAATTTAAGTGAATGGGCAAACTTTAGATCAACACAGTCTTCATCAGGATGGAGTAGTAGAGGCGGTCAAACTAAAAGCCCTTATTTTTTAGATCATAATCCTTGTGGTTCAAGCGCGGGTTCAGGAACAGCAGTTTCAGCAAATTTATGTGTTGTGGCTGTAGGTACAGAGACAGATGGCTCTATTGTTTGTCCGGCTTCGGTTAATGGAATTGTGGGTATTAAGCCTACTGTAGGTTTAGTTAGTCGTTCTGGGATTATTCCTATTTCCAAGACGCAAGATACTGCAGGTCCTATGGCTAGAACTGTATCTGATGCAGCTATTTTATTAGGAGTACTAGCTTCTATAGATCAAAAAGATCCTTTAACTCTTGAAAGTAAAGGAAAATCTGTAACAGATTATAGTTCTTTTTTAAAATTAGACGGATTAAAAGGAAAGAGAATTGGTATTGAAAACAAACCTCAAGGAGAGAATCAATATTTAAATGCTCTTTTTGATGACGCTATTAAATTATTAGAGAAGCAAGGGGCTACGGTTGTAAAAATTGATTATATAGACAAAATTAATGCATTAGGACAAGCTGAGTTTGAAGTATTGCAATATGAATTCAAAGATGGACTCAATCAATATTTAGCTACCGCTAATGCTAAAGTAAAAACATTAAAAGATGTTATTGATTTTAATAGCAAAAACGAAGACAAAGCGATGCCTTATTTTAAACAAGAAACGCTGCTGAGTTCTAATGCGAAAAAAGATTTAAAAGCATCTGAATATCAAAATAGTCTCGAAAAGAGTTTTGAAGGTAGTAAAAAAATATTGAATGAAGTCATGGCTCAAAACAGTCTTGACGCCATTTGCGGAATTACAATGGGTCCTTCATGCAGTATTGATACTATTTATGGTGACCGTTGGGGAACTTATTCCCTAACTTCACCAGCTGCAATGAGTGGTTATCCTCATATCACAGTGCCCTGTGGGCTGGTATATGAATTACCTGTTGGGCTTTCCTTTTTTGGTAAGCCGTACACCGAGGGCTTGTTAATTTCTTTAGGATATGCGTATGAACAAGCCACCAAAAAAAGGGCAGTGCCACAATACAAAGTCTCTTTCTTGAGCTAA
- the mnmA gene encoding tRNA 2-thiouridine(34) synthase MnmA — MKRVVVGLSGGVDSSVAAYLLQQEGYEVIGLFMKNWHDDSVTISNECPWLEDSNDALLVAEKLGIPFQTVDLSEQYQEKIVDYMFNEYEKGRTPNPDVLCNREIKFDVFMKIALSLGADFVATGHYCQKKETEIDGKKVYQLVAGADGNKDQSYFLCQLSQEQLSKSLFPIGALTKPQVRDIAAQMELVTAEKKDSQGLCFIGKVRLPEFLQQKLQPKEGAIIQIDKDHLIYQQEDNSGLTVEDSLRIEATKIAYTPEMGKFMGNHKGAHYFTIGQRKGLNVGGTKDPLFIIATDVITNTVYTGLTSHHPGLFKKALKIINDEVHWVREDLALTNGETLEVMARIRYRQPLQKATLHQFENEMFISFDEPQSAITEGQFAAWYLGEELVGSGVIS; from the coding sequence ATGAAGCGTGTTGTTGTTGGACTTTCAGGTGGGGTAGATTCAAGCGTTGCAGCTTATTTGTTGCAACAAGAAGGATATGAAGTTATAGGATTGTTTATGAAAAATTGGCACGATGATTCAGTGACGATCTCTAATGAATGTCCTTGGTTAGAAGATAGTAACGATGCTCTTCTTGTTGCTGAAAAATTAGGTATTCCTTTTCAAACAGTTGATTTAAGCGAACAATATCAGGAGAAAATTGTGGATTACATGTTCAATGAATATGAAAAAGGAAGGACTCCAAATCCAGATGTGCTTTGTAACAGAGAAATAAAGTTTGATGTTTTTATGAAAATCGCACTGAGTTTGGGTGCGGATTTTGTTGCTACAGGACATTACTGTCAAAAAAAAGAAACTGAAATTGATGGCAAGAAAGTTTATCAACTAGTTGCTGGTGCTGATGGTAATAAGGATCAGTCTTATTTTTTATGTCAATTATCTCAAGAACAATTATCAAAATCATTGTTCCCTATAGGCGCATTGACCAAACCTCAAGTTCGTGATATAGCAGCTCAGATGGAACTTGTTACAGCCGAAAAGAAAGATTCTCAAGGACTTTGTTTTATTGGTAAAGTTAGGCTTCCTGAATTTTTACAGCAAAAACTTCAGCCTAAAGAAGGAGCCATTATTCAAATTGATAAAGATCATCTTATATATCAGCAAGAAGACAATTCAGGATTAACGGTAGAAGATTCACTCCGTATTGAAGCTACAAAAATTGCTTATACGCCAGAGATGGGGAAATTCATGGGTAATCATAAAGGAGCTCATTATTTTACTATCGGTCAGCGTAAGGGTTTAAATGTAGGGGGTACAAAAGACCCATTGTTTATTATTGCAACGGATGTAATTACAAACACCGTATATACTGGACTTACAAGCCATCATCCAGGTTTATTTAAAAAAGCATTAAAAATAATCAATGACGAAGTGCATTGGGTACGAGAAGATTTGGCATTAACCAATGGGGAAACTTTAGAAGTAATGGCACGTATACGATACCGTCAACCATTACAAAAAGCAACATTACATCAATTTGAAAATGAAATGTTTATTTCTTTTGACGAACCACAATCAGCAATTACCGAAGGGCAATTTGCAGCTTGGTACTTAGGAGAAGAATTAGTAGGCTCTGGTGTGATTTCATAA
- a CDS encoding IS3 family transposase, whose product MFTSRERNFKKVQCLSSSRTSQAKQKAQTIMELRHKYDLEVLLNCMKMVRSSYYYYEKRSQLVDKYKDIKELIKQIYNHHKGRLGYRRITLVIRQKGIIINHKTVLRLMKSLGLKSLIRVKKYKSYKGEQGKITPNILQRNFKAANPYEKWATDVTEFNVSGNKLYLSPIIDLYNGEIISYELSERPNFNQITNMLKKSFKRIPNNTNLILHSDQGWQYQMKQYQTLLKEKGLVQSMSRKGNCLDNAIIENFFGILKSELFYIMKFRDINHLKTEIIQYIKYYNNERIKLNLKGMSPIQYRAHYYQN is encoded by the coding sequence ATATTTACGAGCAGAGAACGAAATTTTAAAAAAGTTCAATGCCTTAGTTCAAGCCGAACAAGCCAAGCAAAACAAAAGGCTCAAACCATAATGGAATTAAGGCATAAATACGATTTAGAGGTTCTACTCAATTGTATGAAAATGGTCAGAAGTAGTTATTATTACTATGAAAAAAGAAGTCAATTAGTTGACAAATACAAGGATATTAAAGAATTGATTAAGCAGATTTACAATCACCATAAAGGCAGATTGGGTTATCGTCGTATTACTTTAGTAATCAGACAAAAGGGAATTATAATTAATCACAAAACAGTATTACGATTGATGAAAAGTTTAGGATTGAAAAGTTTAATACGAGTTAAAAAATACAAATCCTACAAAGGCGAACAAGGAAAAATAACTCCAAATATTTTACAACGCAATTTTAAAGCAGCAAATCCCTATGAAAAATGGGCAACTGATGTAACAGAGTTTAATGTTTCAGGCAACAAATTATATCTATCACCTATTATTGATTTATATAATGGAGAAATAATAAGTTACGAATTATCTGAAAGACCTAATTTTAATCAAATAACCAACATGCTTAAAAAGTCTTTTAAACGAATACCTAATAATACCAATCTAATACTGCACTCAGATCAGGGCTGGCAATATCAAATGAAACAATATCAAACACTATTGAAAGAAAAAGGATTAGTACAAAGTATGTCTAGAAAAGGAAACTGTTTGGATAATGCAATTATTGAAAACTTCTTTGGAATATTAAAATCAGAACTGTTTTATATTATGAAATTTAGAGACATAAACCACTTAAAAACTGAAATTATACAATATATCAAATATTACAATAATGAAAGAATAAAACTCAATTTAAAAGGAATGAGCCCGATACAATATCGAGCTCATTATTATCAAAATTAA
- a CDS encoding CoA pyrophosphatase, whose amino-acid sequence MDFQEFLEIVPEIINSRLPAFDAHIKMAPLERIESLKKTDASNEIHRLASVLMLLYPKNGKVHLVLIVRNSYDGVHSAQVAFPGGKHEKDDLDFSYTALRETYEEIGIDPSKIKIIKPFTELYIPPSNFLVYPFLGISKEPLDFILDPLEVAQIIEIPLMLLLNNEILVNKKQITSYSNEIFVPGFNINEHIVWGATAMILSELKEVLIQVLQPNRES is encoded by the coding sequence ATGGATTTTCAAGAATTTTTAGAGATTGTTCCAGAAATAATAAATTCCCGTTTACCAGCTTTTGACGCACACATAAAAATGGCTCCTCTTGAACGAATTGAAAGCCTTAAAAAGACAGATGCTTCAAATGAAATTCATAGGTTAGCTTCGGTTTTAATGCTTTTGTATCCCAAAAATGGAAAAGTTCACTTAGTTCTTATCGTTAGAAATTCGTATGATGGCGTACATTCAGCTCAAGTTGCATTTCCTGGTGGAAAACATGAAAAAGACGATTTAGATTTTTCATACACCGCATTGCGAGAAACTTATGAGGAGATAGGAATTGATCCAAGTAAAATCAAAATTATAAAACCTTTTACTGAATTGTATATTCCCCCAAGTAATTTTTTAGTATACCCTTTTTTAGGTATTAGTAAAGAACCTCTCGATTTTATTCTTGATCCACTAGAGGTTGCTCAAATAATCGAAATACCCTTGATGCTACTTCTCAACAATGAAATTCTAGTTAACAAAAAACAAATTACCTCTTATTCAAATGAGATTTTTGTTCCTGGTTTTAATATTAATGAACATATTGTTTGGGGAGCAACAGCAATGATATTAAGTGAACTAAAAGAGGTTTTGATTCAGGTGTTACAACCTAATAGGGAATCATAG
- a CDS encoding S8 family serine peptidase — translation MKKKYFILLFICTTLLHAQQDAWVYLKDKPSASIFFNTPVKMLSQRALDRRSTQKIDLDAKDVPIESTYLNQIKSKSGVSVMATSKWLNAIHVRGTQTDLNALKALPFVEKLDFANKALNQSAKSIAVIKEKNVLKTAKTKVEYAYGTSSNQIQMLNGHLLHQQNYTGSGKIIAVMDSGFPGVNSAQPFKRLRDNNQILGGYNYVLRNPDFYTGTSHGTSVLSTMGGFKENQLVGTAPDASYYLFITENDTSENPVEESLWVEAAEKADSLGVDIINTSLGYFDFDNASYNHTYSEMDGKTAFMSRGAEIAFSRGIIVVNSAGNSGASSNPNIAVPADAVSVLAIGAVNANEIRTSFSSIGPSFDNRIKPDVMAQGQSAIISDPLGNIVTANGTSFSSPILTGLVACLWQALPNKTNKEIREIIIKSSDRFAAPNNLYGYGVPDFNAAFSNQLDLNEIAVNEVVIYPNPTADQLSLILPKNSTSGIIQFFNTTGQKVFEKKIENNDSSISIKELQSGLYLYKFQSQDFVKTGKIYKQ, via the coding sequence ATGAAAAAAAAATACTTCATCTTATTATTTATATGTACAACTTTACTTCATGCGCAACAAGATGCTTGGGTGTATTTAAAAGACAAACCTAGTGCGTCAATATTTTTTAATACACCCGTAAAAATGCTTTCGCAAAGGGCATTAGACCGACGAAGTACTCAGAAAATTGACTTAGATGCAAAAGATGTTCCAATAGAAAGTACCTATCTCAACCAAATAAAAAGCAAGAGCGGAGTTTCTGTTATGGCTACTTCAAAATGGCTTAACGCAATACATGTTAGGGGAACACAAACAGATCTCAATGCACTGAAAGCATTACCATTTGTTGAAAAACTTGATTTTGCAAATAAAGCGTTGAATCAATCAGCCAAAAGTATTGCGGTTATAAAGGAAAAAAATGTTTTAAAAACAGCAAAGACTAAGGTAGAGTATGCTTATGGTACATCATCTAATCAAATTCAAATGCTAAACGGGCATTTATTGCACCAACAAAACTATACAGGTTCAGGTAAGATAATTGCGGTTATGGATTCTGGTTTTCCAGGAGTCAATTCAGCTCAACCATTTAAGCGATTAAGAGACAACAATCAAATTTTAGGAGGTTATAACTATGTTTTAAGAAATCCAGATTTTTATACGGGAACTTCTCATGGAACATCGGTACTTTCTACAATGGGAGGCTTTAAGGAAAATCAGCTTGTTGGTACAGCACCTGATGCTTCTTATTACTTGTTTATCACTGAAAATGATACATCTGAAAATCCAGTAGAAGAATCTCTTTGGGTTGAAGCTGCCGAAAAAGCGGACAGTTTAGGTGTAGATATCATCAATACTTCTTTGGGTTATTTTGATTTTGACAATGCATCTTACAATCATACGTATAGTGAAATGGACGGAAAAACAGCATTCATGTCCCGTGGAGCTGAGATTGCTTTTTCAAGAGGTATTATTGTAGTTAATTCTGCAGGTAATTCTGGTGCGTCTTCCAATCCAAATATAGCAGTTCCAGCAGATGCTGTTTCTGTTTTAGCTATCGGAGCCGTAAATGCAAACGAAATTAGAACTTCGTTCAGTTCAATTGGTCCTTCTTTTGATAATAGAATTAAACCAGACGTTATGGCTCAAGGTCAGTCAGCTATTATTTCAGATCCTTTGGGGAATATAGTAACAGCTAATGGAACTTCTTTTTCAAGCCCAATATTGACAGGTTTAGTAGCTTGTTTGTGGCAGGCCTTACCTAATAAAACAAATAAAGAAATTAGAGAAATAATAATCAAGTCGTCAGATAGATTTGCGGCTCCAAACAATCTATACGGATATGGAGTTCCAGATTTTAATGCTGCTTTCTCAAATCAGTTAGATTTAAATGAAATAGCAGTTAATGAAGTAGTTATTTATCCTAATCCCACTGCCGATCAACTATCTTTAATTTTGCCAAAAAATAGTACATCTGGAATAATACAATTTTTTAATACTACAGGACAAAAAGTTTTTGAAAAAAAAATAGAGAATAACGACTCATCAATTTCAATTAAAGAACTTCAAAGTGGATTGTATTTATACAAGTTTCAATCTCAGGATTTCGTTAAAACTGGAAAAATTTACAAACAATAG
- a CDS encoding GLPGLI family protein, which translates to MKKIGILFIFLNFLNVVTAQYKIEYDYVITNQLPGNISIVRANTFLITDGIYSRFVKNRVFNGVVDLKFENSMADLEESANKSNKYAKGDSLGYVIAKNFSKDSIYMRLLNDKSEYVKIPRRMVKFQYEVIEEYKSICNYKCQKALVNFENRQFELWFTNEIPISDGPWLFQGLPGLILEIKSTDNLHLYLARSINKTKPLNNATIAFPYKKTIDLETFQKRYLEIEENKFKFNKAQGDPNVKFTVTINNLDIPRTFFE; encoded by the coding sequence ATGAAAAAAATAGGTATCCTTTTCATCTTTCTTAATTTTTTAAATGTTGTAACGGCACAGTATAAGATTGAATATGATTATGTAATCACTAATCAGTTACCCGGTAATATCAGTATTGTAAGAGCCAATACTTTTTTAATTACTGATGGAATCTATTCAAGATTTGTAAAAAATCGTGTTTTTAATGGCGTAGTCGATCTGAAATTTGAAAATTCGATGGCTGATTTAGAGGAAAGCGCCAATAAAAGTAATAAATATGCAAAAGGAGATAGTTTAGGATACGTGATTGCCAAAAACTTTAGTAAAGATTCTATCTATATGAGACTTTTAAATGACAAGTCTGAATATGTAAAAATACCACGGAGAATGGTGAAATTTCAATATGAGGTAATAGAGGAATATAAATCAATTTGCAATTATAAATGTCAAAAAGCATTAGTGAATTTTGAAAATAGGCAATTTGAACTTTGGTTTACAAACGAAATTCCTATCAGTGATGGCCCATGGCTATTTCAAGGATTACCAGGGCTTATATTAGAAATAAAATCTACCGATAACCTTCATTTATATCTTGCCAGAAGTATCAACAAAACAAAACCTTTAAATAATGCTACTATAGCTTTTCCGTACAAGAAAACGATTGATTTAGAAACCTTTCAAAAAAGATATTTAGAAATTGAAGAAAATAAATTTAAGTTTAATAAGGCTCAAGGGGATCCCAATGTAAAATTCACAGTTACCATAAATAACCTTGATATTCCTAGAACTTTTTTTGAATAA